The genomic segment CCGCCCGGCGTAGGGCGCCGACGGTGGCCTGCTCGCGCGGATGCTGCGGGTCAAAGGAATACCAGCGCATGGCGTTTTCGTGGGTGATCTTGTTGATGTCAGATTCCGCAACTCCGTTGTCGCTGAGCACATCCCACAACTGTTCGGGCGCCCCGGGCCACATCGAATCGCTGTGCGGGTAATCGGCCTCCCACGCGATGTTGTCGATGCCGATTTGGTGTCGCAGCTGGACGCCGACCTGATCGCTGATGAAGCAGGTCAGGAAGTGCTCGCGGAATACCTCGCTGGGCAGCTTGCCGCCGAAGTCCTGGTGGGTCCACGTCGAATGCATCTCGTAGGTGCGGTCGGCGCGCTCCAGGAAGTAGGGAATCCACCCGGTGCCGCCCTCGCTCAGGGCGATCTTGAGATCGGGGTATTTCTTGATCGGCGCCGACCACAGCAGGTCCGCGGCCGCCTGCACGATGTTCATCGGCTGCAGCGTGATCATCACATCCATCGGTGCATCCGCCGCGGTGATCGCCAGCTTTCCCGACGAGCCGATGTGCACGTTCATCACCGTGTCGGTGTCGCACAGGGCTTTCCAGAGCGGGGTCCAGTAGTCATCGTGAAAACTCGGATACCCCATCGCCGCAGGGTTTTCGGTGAACGTCAGCGCGTGCACGCCGCGATTGGCGTTGCGTCGCACCTCGGCCGCGCATGCCTCGGCGTCCCAGATCACCGGCAGGCACATCGGGATGAACCGTGCCGGGTACGCCCCGCACCACTGCTCGACATGCCAGTCGTTGTAGGCCCGCAGCAGGGCCAGGCCGAACTCGTGGTCCTCGTTGGCGAACAACCGGCCGGCGAACCCGGGAAACGTCGGGAAGCAGATCGAGGCGAAGATTCCGCCCGCGTTCATGTCCTTGATCCGCTCGTCGACCTGCCAGCAGCCGGGCCGGATCTCGTCGAGCCCCTGCGGTTCGAGCCCGTACTCCTCCTTTGGGCGCCCCGCCACCGCGTTGAGCGCGACATTCGGGATCACCACGTCGCGAAATTGCCAGCTATCACTGCCATCTGGGTTGTGCACCAACCGCGGCGCCTCTTCGAGGTACTTCTTCGGCAAGTGGTCCTTGAACATGTCCGGTGGTTCGACGATATGGTCGTCGACGCTGATCAGGATCATGTCGTCTTTGGTCATGTGCGCCCGCTTCCCGATGGTTGGCTGTGGGCCATACTGTTGGGGCAACGGTACAGCAGCCGACGCCGCGGCGAAAGCATGCGATCAGACGGTAGCCACGCGTGCGACGAGTGTGCGGCCAGGGCGCGAATTCCGCCGATTTTGCGCCCTCGGCGCACGCTCAACGCCCTCGGCGCACGCTCAACGCCCTCGGCGCACGCTCAACGCCCCCGGTGCGCACCAGAACCCAGAGCCGACGGGCTAGGCCCCGGTCGGCACCAGGCGCAGCGAGATCGAGTTGATGCAGTAGCGCTGATCCGTCGGCGTCGGGTAACCCTCGCCGGCGAACACGTGACCGAGGTGACTGTGGCAGTTCGCGCAGAGCACCTCGGTGCGTGTCGTGCCCATCGAATGGTCGGGCCGCAGGATCACCGCATCCGACTTGGCCGGATCGAAGAACGACGGCCAGCCGCAGTGCGAGTCGAATTTCTCCGTGCTGCGGAACAGCTCTGCTCCGCAAGCCCGGCACTGGTAGACGCCCGCGGTTTTGGTGTCGGTGTACTCACCGACGAACGGGCGTTCGGTGCCCGCGCGACGCAGCACCGCAAACTCCTCGGGAGTCAGTTTCTTGCGCCACTCGTCGTCGGTCAGCTGCAATTTGGGCTGCGACACGTCGGAAGTCATATCTTCACGCTAGCCCTAATGGAGGTGACCCGCCGCGCCCGGCTGCGCCGCGCTCGCGATCGCCGCGTCGTGCTCGCCCTTGGATGCCAGCCAGGCGGGATCGATCCCGCCGTCCAGCCGGTTTTCGGCCTTGGCGTCGCAGTAGCGGAAGTAGAGCACCGTGAACACCACGATCAGCAGCAACGACCAGCCGTAGGTGATCTTGAGGTATTCCAGCGCCCGGCCCCATCGCATCCAGTTGAACAGCAGCCACCGGTCCAGCGTCATGAAGCCGTAGATCCCCAGCCAGGCCGGCCAATTGCGGATCGTGGAGTTGGGCAGCACGACCGTCATCAGGAACGGGAACAGCATCATCGAGTAGTAGCCCTGCGACAGCGACAGGGCCAGCCACGACCACAGCAGCAGCACACCCGCCGAGGTGGTGAACCAGAACAGCGGGTCGCGGGTGCGGTAGTAGCGGTACAGCAGCCAGATCGCGCCGATCGCCAGCCCCGTGAACAGCAGCCGCAGGAACACAATCAGCCAGGTGGGCAGGCCGAAGTACAGACCGTTGCCCTCGATGGAGCTGTTGAAGTAGTCCCGGGTGCCCAGGAAGTACGGCACCGTTTTCGTGACGAAGTCCATCGGATCGGCGACCAACGGCCACGCGGCAACATTGATGACGATCGGAACCGCGAACGCCGGCACCAGCGCCCGCCACTGGCGATTGAGCAGCGGCAGCAGTAGCAGCGGGAGCAGCACCGGTTTCAACGTGAGCGTCAGCCCGATCACCAAACCGGCCCACCACTGATGGTGCTGCTTCCCATCCAGCAGCCACCACAGAAAGAGCATCTCGGCGAGCAGCACGCAGCCGTTGATGTTGGTGAACACCAGCGTGTTCGTCACGGTCTCGGTGCAGAACATGGCCAGCAGCAGGGCCGGGGCCGCCACCGAGGCCAGCGTGAATTTGAACAGCCGCAGCAACAAGTACCAGGCGATCAGGATCGCGATCGTGTTGATCAGGATGAACAGGTAGCGCGACGGCGCGAACGGCAGGTAGCCGAAGGGCGCCATCAGCAGTGTGCCGCCGGGCGGATACAGGTAGTGCGGGTCGACGTAGTCGAAGTGCTCGTTGTAGATGTCCCAGCCTTGCCGGAAGTTCAGCACCGCCCGGTAGACCGGCTTGAAGTCGTCGGTGATATTGCCGTTGGTGGTGATCACGATGCTGCGGTGCAGCACCGAAAAGATCGCCGCCGGCCACAGCGCGGACCGCACAATCGTCGCCGTACTGGGGGGCCCAGAGCGGGGACGGAAGGCGGCCAGCACCCGATCGCGCAGGCCGGTCCGAGTCGAGTCAGCTGCCGTCACCAGCGCACCGTACACCGCGGCGCGGGGCCGTCAGCTCAGGCGGGACAGTATGTGTCGGTTCCGGGCAGCTTGCCGCTGTTGAGATAGCCGACCAGCGGCGGGATCGCGCAGGGCGTGTAGATGCTCGCCCCGTGGCCGATGCCCTGCCACATCACGCGGCGGCTGGCCGCGCCCGCGTTGATGATCGTGGCCGCCGTCTGGGCCACGCCTTCGGAGCCGACGATCGGGTCGCTCTGCACGCCCAGCAACACGACGTCGACCTTGAGTTCCTTCGGCGGTGCCGGCGGCGAGATCGTGGGCCAGTGCACGCACTTGACCAAGTTGAGCGCCGCGACCGTGCCGAACTGCGGATAAAGCTTGCCCCAGGCAACCACGAGTTCACGGATCCGGTCCGGGGTCGGACGGTTGATCGCGTCGCTGCAGGAGCTGACGAACTGACCGTCGGTGTCCTGGGTGGCATCGGCGTGGTTGATCAGGCTGGTCAGCTGATTGGTGTCGCCGGAGCGGGCCGCGGCCAGCGCGTTGGCCAGGGTCGTCGTGGCGTTGACGCGGCCGCCGGACGGGAAGCCCAGCGCGACGGTGATCGCGTTGACGACCTCGGCCAGCGAGGCGCCGCCGGGCCCTCGGCCGGCCCGGGCATCGGCCAGCAGCGCGCTGACGGCACCCTTGGGATCGGGACCCAGTGCGCAGTTCACCGCGATGCATTGCGCGGCGAACGCGTCGAGCGCGGCCTGCTGGCCCTTGACCCGTTGTTCGGCGGCCGCTTCGGCGTTGACGCCCAACGCAATTGGCGAGTCGAGGATCAGCCGGGCGACCTTGTCGGGTCGCGACGATGCGTAGGTCAGCGCTACCTGAGCGCCGTTGCCGACGCCGAGCAACGCGACCCCCGGCACGTCCCAGAGGCTGCGCAGACGTTCGATGTCCGAGGCGGCATGCGAGTTGTCGTAGGCAGTGTCACCCGGCGCAATCGCGTCGGTGCAGCTCGTCGTCGCGTTGTTGGAGATGTCGGACAGATTAGCGACCGGGTCGTCGCCGCTCTGGAATTGCGCCTGATCGCGCATCGCCTGACGGTCGGCGCGATCCCGGCAATCGATCGCGGCCGACATGCCGATGCCGCGGCGGTCCACGGCGACGATCGGGTGGGCCTGCAGCAGATCGTTGCCCGACCGCGAGAGCCAGACCGGCAACTGCGTCGACGACGGCAGGTCGGAGCCCGTCGTGAAGACGACGGGGCCGGCGTCCTTCGGGGTCTGGTTCGACCGGGCACGCACCACGCCGACGGAAACCGTCCCCGATCCGCCGTTGACCGGGTCGAGATCGGCGTCGTAGTTCGCGCAATCCAGCCGCACGCCGACCGGGGCGTTGCGCACGCCGGCGTCGTTGAACACCTTCGACGTGCAGTCGCGCCACGACAAGTCGTTCTTGGGGGCGGCGATCGGCGGCGGACCGGCGGGCGGCGGCTTGGTCGTGGCGGCGCCCTGTGGCCGGGCACCGGAGTTGGTCGCGAAGCGCGGGTCGGCGGCCAGGCCCGGAACGCAGGCGGTCAACAGCGCGGTCACCGCGACCACGGCGGTCGCGGACCTGATGTGCCGACTCATGCCGACCACAGTAGCCATACCGCGCGGTATCACCCGGCTCGGCACGATGGCCCGCTTCACCCCCGGCCGCTTTCGCGGCTGGGGGTGCCGCCACCTCGCCCCCAAGCGCGGGGCGCACCGGTCTAAGAGGGCCGATTCCGCACGTAGCGCGTGTACAGGTAGCCCGCGTGGTCGCTGAGGATGTGGGTGCAGTCCATCCGGGTCAGCGACTGACCGGGACCCGTGGCGATGCGCCGGGCCAGCCCGCCGACGACAAACGGCGCGATCGTCAGGCACAGCTCGTCGAGCAGGTCCCGTTGCATCAACGCGCCCAGCAGCATCGGCCCGCCTTCGGTCAGCACTCGACGCATTCCGCGGGCCCGCAGAATCGCCAGCAGCGCGCGCTCGTCGACCGTGTCGGGATCGCTTCCGGAACAGTCGATCACTTCGGCCAGGTCGCCGAGGAAGCGGCGGGTTTCGTCGGCCGCGGCCGTGCAGGTGAGCACCAGCGGCGGCACCTCGGTACGGGTGAACACCCCCATCTCCCGTTCCAGGCGACCGGATCTGGTGACGATGGCCAATTGCGGCACTTCGGTCTGGCCGCGAGCCTGCCGGCGTTGCCGCTCGGCGATGCCCGCGTGCGCGCCGGAATAGCCCTCGATCCGCACGGTGCCCGCGCCGACGACGATGACGTCCGCGAGCTCGCGCAGCAGCAAGAAGATCAACCGGTCACCGGGCCCGGCCATCGAGCCGCTCTTGCCCTCGGCGGTGGCGCCGCCGTCGATGCTGCTGATGAAATTCGCCCGCACCCAGGTCTTGTCCCCGTCCGGGTAGGCGTAGAGCCGGGGGAGTTCGCCCTCGTCGAGTTCGCGCCCCGATCCGAGCAGGGTCAACGAGTTGTCGGCGGCTCTGCCGGTGCCTGACTCGGGCATGAGGACGATCTCAGCACGCCGTTAAAGTTTTCGCATGCATGGGTCCACGTCCGCGGATGGTCTCGCGGGCGTGGAACATCTGGTGGATCGGCATCCGAGCGTGTCGCCCGAACGGCTGATCGCCCAATTACGGCCTCCGCCAACGTTCGCCGACGTCAGCTTCGGGACCTATCGCCCGGATCCGGCGGAACCGAGTCAGGCCGCCGCCCTGGTGGCGTGTCAGGACTTCTGCCGTCAGGCGCAGGAGCGGCGTGCGGGCCGACGAAAGCTGTTCGGTAAGCGGGCGGTGCTGCCCGGCGTGGGCATCTACCTGGACGGCGGATTCGGGGTCGGCAAGACGCATCTGCTGGCCTCGGCCTACTACCAACTGCCTGGGTCGGGGCCGGGTGTGCCGGAGCATCCCAAGGCATTCGCGACGTTCGGGGAGCTGACCCAGCTGGCCGGGGTGTTCGGGTTTACCGAATGCATCGATCTGCTGGCCGACTACACCGCGGTGTGCATCGACGAGTTCGAACTCGACGATCCGGGCAACACCACGCTGATCTCGCGGCTGCTGTCGTCGTTGGTCGAGCGGGGAGTGTCGGTGGCCGCCACCTCCAACACGCTGCCGGAGCAGCTGGGGCAGGGGCGGTTTGCCGCACAGGATTTTCTGCGCGAGATCAACACGCTGGCAAGCATTTTCACGACCGTGCGGATCGAGGGACCGGACTATCGGCACCGCGGCCTGCCGCCGGCGCCGCAGCCGCCGTCCGACGACGAGGTCGTCGCGCGCGCCACCAACGTGGCCGGGGCGACACTGGACGACTTCGATTCCCTGTGTGCGCATTTGGCGACCATGCACCCGTCGCGGTATCTGACGCTGATCGACGGTGTGACGGCGGTGTTTCTGACGGGCGTGCACGGCGTCGACGACCAGAACGTGGCGCTGCGACTGGTGTCGCTGACCGATCGCCTGTACGACGCCGGCGTTCCGGTGGTGGCCTCCGGCGCGAAACTGGACACCATCTTCAGTGACGAGATGTTGGCCGGTGGCTACCGAAAGAAGTACTTGCGGGCTATCTCTCGGTTGCTGGCGCTGACGGCCGCGGCGACCCAAACTCGCGGATCATGACGTAGTCGTTTTCCAGGTGATCGCCGACTTGAAACGTCCTTCTGCCGTTGATCTTAAATCCACTCTTGGCGTAAAAGCGTTGTGCACGTTGGTTTGCCTTGCTGACGCCCAGCCACACGCAGCGCACGCCCCAGTCGGCCGTGACCGCCAGCGCGCTTTCCATCAGCGCCGCCGACGCCCCGCTGCCGTGGTAGTCGGGCAGCACATACAACTTGGATAGCTCTGCGGCCGGGCGGATTTCGACCGCCTGCTGCACGCCCGGGTGGTCGGAGACGCCGCGCACAAGCATGGCGTAGCCGACAATCCGGTCGTCGCGCCGCGCGGTGAGAATGGCCCGTTGCGGGTCATTGAGATAGTCGACGAAGCGGTCGGGCGACAGGTTGGCGTCGACGAACGACGCGATGTTCTCGGGCGTTGCCGTGGGCGGGCACGCCAACGGAAAGGTAAGGGCCGCAACGTTAGCCAGCTCTGTGACGTCGACGGAATCCGTCGCGACACGCTGGATGGCTAGCGTCAGAGGTTCCACTGAGCGAGATGCTTGCCGGTCTTGCGGTCCAGCAGCACGACGTTGGAGACCGGATCGCGGTAGGCGTCCCAATACACCCCGCCGCGCACGGTCGCGCCGTTCGGTGCGTTGGTGAGCACGTTGTCCAACGCGTCAGGTGCGTCGGAGGCGCGTGGTTTGTAGGCGTCGGCGAACGGAGTCACCCCGTCGAAGCTGAACGCGGTCGCCATGATGAACGGGTTGGGCACCTGAATCGCGCGGACCGTCACGTCGGCGCGGTTGGGGGTGCTGCCGGGGAAGCTTTTGATGGGAACGCCGCTGCGGGTGTAGCCGAACCCGGGCGGTGGATCGCAGGGCGTCACGCTGCTGACGGTGACGTCGGCGATGTAGGTGCCGGTGTCTACCCGCAGGGTGTCGCCGATGTGACCGATCGGCGCGTCCTGCGCCCGCGCAGGCGCAGCGGCAACGCCGGCCGTGCTCGCGGCGGCGATGAGCAAGGTCGACAGGACGATCAGCCAGCGGCGCATCTTCGAATAATTGCACATCGAATGCGCCCGACGGGAGGGGTCGCACCGCCCGGTCAGCCGCCTTGACCAGCGCCCGGGTCGGTCGCGGCGGCGCGTTTTGTCGCCGGTGAGCGACTCGAGTGCGGCCATCAGCTCCGACTCCACCCGGCCGGGGTGAAGCGTCCGGAACCCTGTGCCGGGTCTGCCGGCAGTGGGATGCGAATTTGCCGCTGGTCTGCGACGATCATGGGGCTATGAGACGCCTCGTGATGCTGGCAAGCGCCGTCGCCATGGTCGGCACGGCCGCCCCCGCGTACGCCGACGCTATGGATGACCAATTCCTCGCCGCGCTGACGGCGTCCGGCGTCACCTTCCCGGACCCGGGCCGGGCGATCGCGGCGGGCAAGTGGGTGTGCCAGGCGGTCGGCCAGGGCACGCAGATGGTGGACGTCGTCAAGACCGTGGAAGACCGTAACCCCGGACTGCGCGAGGAGAATGCGGCGAAGTTCGCGGCGATCGCGGCCTCGGCCTATTGCCCCGCATCGCTGCCGCACACCACCTCGACCACCGCTCCTCAATAACGACGCGCTAGTTGTCGCCTTCGGGGGGCTCGGCCGCGGGCCGCACTGCGCGACCCCGCCCGGGGGCCCGGCCCAGTTCCAGCGGCCCCATCCCGGCCACGGTGCGCGGGGGAGTCGTCGGGCTGCGGCGCCTGCGCCAATGGCCGGCGCGTGAGACGCGAAAGTCGGCCGCCCATCGCCACTCGTAGGTTCGCGCCGTGCCCAGGTTCGACGCCAGCGCGGCCATCCGCAAGTCGGAGTTCTCGGTCGACATCCACGAGGCGATGACCCAGACATTGTCGAGCTCGTCTTCGGAAACCTCGAAACCCCAATACATTTCGGCGTCCTCGCAGCCCATCGACGGACGCATCTCGGGCTTGGGCGTCGACACGTCGAACGCCTTGCCGTCTGCTTCCAGATCCAGGCCCACCTCGTAGCGCACGGTGGGTCCGACCATGCGCAGGCTCACTTGCACACGGGCGATGTTCCTTCGGCGCGGGGTGAGCCGATCGACAACCAGGACGACGCCGTTGGCGCCCGACCTGCGGCGGCGTGCCCGCAGTTGATTCCACGTGAACAACAGCCCGACCACGGCGATGATGCCGACAAAGACATCGAGAACAATCAAGATGGCAGCCACGTCGTCCTAGCCAACACCATCCGCCGTCGGCTCGCCCGGGCAACTAGGCGGGATGCGTGTTCCCAGCAACTCTGGGAGAATTTTGAACTTATGAGACGTCTCGTGATGCTGCTCAGCTTCGCTTTCACGATTGTCCTGGCGGTTCCGGCGCACGCCGACCCCAGCCCGAGTCCCAGCCCCGAACCGGATCCGGCCGCCGATGCCAACTTCCTCAAGGAGCTCAAAGACGCCGGGCTCACCTTCCAGGACCCGGCTGCCGCGATATCCGCCGGCAAAACGGTGTGCTCACTGGTGGACGCGGGCCATACCGACCAGGAAATCGTCAACAACCTCCAGCTGCGCAATCCGGGATTCGCCGACAACGGCGCGGCCAAGTTCACGGCCATCGCGGCCGGTTCGTATTGCCCGCATTACCTGACCGGCGAGGGGCGAGGACCCAAGCCTGACGGCACTCCGTAACCGGGCGCGGGCTAAGCCGCAATACGCCGTGCGCCATGCCCGTTGATTCGGGCCCGCCGACATTGGTTACTTCTGCGCCCGGCTGCAAGGCGGATCCCGTTGCGCGCAGCAACTGCGTACTACTCGACATTGCATCGCTCGTGGGGGCCGGATCAGCGACTCGACCCCGAACAGGCCGCTGCCTCGGGGCTGTGGTGGCAGAACGACCCGCAAATGCGTGACCGGTTCCGCCGGGGCCAAGTGGGCCGCACGCCGTTCACATGCCCGCAATGCCGCTTACGGCTTCGTGGTAGCGCTGCGGGCCGGGGTGTGATTTGTTAATCGGGCAATCCGCTATGTTTCGCGAGACGCTAGCAAATCGGGATGACAGTCAAGGGAGCCAATCGTGAAGAAGGTATCGGTGGCGGCAGCTGGTCTGGCGGCAACCACTTTGGTGGTCGGCGTCGCGGTGACGGGGTGCGGCAGCGACAAGTCGTCCAACCCCTCGTCGTCGTCGTCGTCGAAATCGTCGACGACGAGTTCCTCGGCGGCGTCCTCGTCGTCGGCGGCTCCGACGTCGACCAGCGCTGCCGCGCAGGACTACAGCAACCTGCTGCTCAAGGCCACCGACATCGTGGTGCCGGGGGACAGTTTCACCGGACCCAAAACGCGGCAACTGACCGATCCGGCGCCGGGCATCGAGGGTGTGTTCACCAACCAGGCCGGTTCGCGTAGCGTCGTCGACTCGTTGCTGGTGTACCCCGACCCCGGTGCGGCGGACAAGGACCGCGACTCGCTCACCAAGTCCTACACCGACCCGCAGAGCGGCGCCATCAAGGGCGGAACGCCGGCGCCGGTCGACGTGGGCGTCGGCGGCACGATCGTTTCGGGGCCCTCCGCCGACGGCAATAAGGCGAAGACGTCGGTGATCTTCGGCGAAGGCAAGGTCGTCGCGCTCATCGAGTTCGAAGGTGCGCCCAATGACCCGGTGCCGCCGGAGATCGCGCTCGACGTAGCCCGCAAGCAGGACGCAGCCATCAAGGCCGGACTGCCCGGGTAGGCATCGAATACACTGCGGCGCAGCGTATTTCAGATCAGCAGCAGCGCTCGCCGCGCCAGGCGGTGCGGCCCTCCCGGATCGCCACGGCGGCAATCACCAATGCCACCACGGGATCTGCCCACGCCCAGTCGAACAGGTAGTTCAGCAGCAGCCCTACCAGCAGCACGCCGGAAAGGTAGGTGCACAGCAGGGTCTGGTTCGAATCCGCGACCGCGCTGGCCGAACCCAGCTCGCGCCCGGCACGGCGCTGCGCGTAGGACAGCAGCGGCATGACCACCAGCGACACGGCCGCCAAAACGATTCCGGCAGTGGATGATCCAGCGGTCTGGCCGCCGGCCAGGGCACGGATGGATTCGACCGTCACGTAAATCGCCAAGGCGAAGAATGACAGCGCAATGACCCGCAATGCCGCGCGTTCGCGGGCCTCGGGGTCATGTCCGGAGAACTGCCAGTAGACGGCGGCGGCCGAGGAGACTTCGATCACGGAGTCCAGCCCGAACCCGATCAGCGCGGCCGACGAGGCCACCGCCCCGGCCGAGAGCGCGACGATCGCCTCGATGATGTTGTAGGTGATCGTCGCCGTGACCAGCAGGCGCACCCGTCGCGATAGCACGGCACGCCGTTGCGGCTCAACAAGGCTCGTGGTCTCGGTGCTGCAGCATCCGTCATTGCAGCAATCGGCCTGCGGTGCCGAGAGCGGCAGCATGGGGCCAACCTGGCCTGGGGCATCGCTATCGGTCATCGCGCCGCACCCGTCTTGCCGGCGGCGGACTCGTTTAGGCACGGCTGGTCGGTGTCTACGGCGAGCACCACCTGAACCAGCTCGCTCAGCGCTCGGGCCAGGTGCGCGTCGGCCAATGCGTAGCGGACCTGCCGTCCCTCGTAGCTGGCCACCACCAAGCCGCAACCACGCAGGCACGACAGGTGATTGGACACGTTCGACCGGGTCAGGCCAAGCTTGGATGCCAATTCGCCGGGGTAGCGCACGCCGTCGAGCAGCGCCACCAGAATTCGGCATCGCGTCGGATCCGCCAGCGCCCGCCCCAACCGGGCCAGCGCCGATTCTCGCGTCTCACACGTCAGCATTGGCAGAACAATACAGCCGTGGCTGTATTGACGCTAGCGCCCCGCGCGGGCGGCCTCTTCCAGGAGATCGGCCGCGCGGCCGACGCTTTCGGCCGGCGTGGCCATCAGGGCGGCAATCGCACGGGCGCGGGTGGCGTACTCCGGAGCCAGGATGCAGCGCAGTGCCGCGATCAACGAATCCAGCGTGGTCGTCCGAAATTCGCCGCCGGAGCCGACTTTCAGCCGTTGCACGGTCTCGGCCCAGACCTGTTGATCGTCGACCCCGAGGCCGAGGATCAACGCCGGGATGCCGGCCCGCATGCCCGCCGCCGTGGTGCCGGCGCCCCCGTGGTGCACGACCGCGCGGCATGCCGGGAAGACGGTCGCATGGTTGACCTCGCCGACGACTTTGACGTGGTCGAAGTGCGCAACGGCGGTGAAGTCATTGGGGCCAGAGCAAATCAGCGCCCGCTCGCCCAACTGTGCGCAAGCCTCGGCGATCACCGCGACCGTGTCGGCCGAGGCGACCCGCACGCCGCTACCGAAGCCGAAGTAGATCGGCGGCGTCCCGGCCTTGATCCAC from the Mycobacterium lentiflavum genome contains:
- a CDS encoding amidohydrolase family protein translates to MTKDDMILISVDDHIVEPPDMFKDHLPKKYLEEAPRLVHNPDGSDSWQFRDVVIPNVALNAVAGRPKEEYGLEPQGLDEIRPGCWQVDERIKDMNAGGIFASICFPTFPGFAGRLFANEDHEFGLALLRAYNDWHVEQWCGAYPARFIPMCLPVIWDAEACAAEVRRNANRGVHALTFTENPAAMGYPSFHDDYWTPLWKALCDTDTVMNVHIGSSGKLAITAADAPMDVMITLQPMNIVQAAADLLWSAPIKKYPDLKIALSEGGTGWIPYFLERADRTYEMHSTWTHQDFGGKLPSEVFREHFLTCFISDQVGVQLRHQIGIDNIAWEADYPHSDSMWPGAPEQLWDVLSDNGVAESDINKITHENAMRWYSFDPQHPREQATVGALRRAAEGHDVSVRALSHHQKGEREANALAEATRGNQ
- the msrB gene encoding peptide-methionine (R)-S-oxide reductase MsrB; its protein translation is MSQPKLQLTDDEWRKKLTPEEFAVLRRAGTERPFVGEYTDTKTAGVYQCRACGAELFRSTEKFDSHCGWPSFFDPAKSDAVILRPDHSMGTTRTEVLCANCHSHLGHVFAGEGYPTPTDQRYCINSISLRLVPTGA
- the aftC gene encoding arabinofuranan 3-O-arabinosyltransferase; protein product: MYGALVTAADSTRTGLRDRVLAAFRPRSGPPSTATIVRSALWPAAIFSVLHRSIVITTNGNITDDFKPVYRAVLNFRQGWDIYNEHFDYVDPHYLYPPGGTLLMAPFGYLPFAPSRYLFILINTIAILIAWYLLLRLFKFTLASVAAPALLLAMFCTETVTNTLVFTNINGCVLLAEMLFLWWLLDGKQHHQWWAGLVIGLTLTLKPVLLPLLLLPLLNRQWRALVPAFAVPIVINVAAWPLVADPMDFVTKTVPYFLGTRDYFNSSIEGNGLYFGLPTWLIVFLRLLFTGLAIGAIWLLYRYYRTRDPLFWFTTSAGVLLLWSWLALSLSQGYYSMMLFPFLMTVVLPNSTIRNWPAWLGIYGFMTLDRWLLFNWMRWGRALEYLKITYGWSLLLIVVFTVLYFRYCDAKAENRLDGGIDPAWLASKGEHDAAIASAAQPGAAGHLH
- a CDS encoding alpha/beta hydrolase, translated to MATVVGMSRHIRSATAVVAVTALLTACVPGLAADPRFATNSGARPQGAATTKPPPAGPPPIAAPKNDLSWRDCTSKVFNDAGVRNAPVGVRLDCANYDADLDPVNGGSGTVSVGVVRARSNQTPKDAGPVVFTTGSDLPSSTQLPVWLSRSGNDLLQAHPIVAVDRRGIGMSAAIDCRDRADRQAMRDQAQFQSGDDPVANLSDISNNATTSCTDAIAPGDTAYDNSHAASDIERLRSLWDVPGVALLGVGNGAQVALTYASSRPDKVARLILDSPIALGVNAEAAAEQRVKGQQAALDAFAAQCIAVNCALGPDPKGAVSALLADARAGRGPGGASLAEVVNAITVALGFPSGGRVNATTTLANALAAARSGDTNQLTSLINHADATQDTDGQFVSSCSDAINRPTPDRIRELVVAWGKLYPQFGTVAALNLVKCVHWPTISPPAPPKELKVDVVLLGVQSDPIVGSEGVAQTAATIINAGAASRRVMWQGIGHGASIYTPCAIPPLVGYLNSGKLPGTDTYCPA
- a CDS encoding pyrimidine reductase family protein, producing MPESGTGRAADNSLTLLGSGRELDEGELPRLYAYPDGDKTWVRANFISSIDGGATAEGKSGSMAGPGDRLIFLLLRELADVIVVGAGTVRIEGYSGAHAGIAERQRRQARGQTEVPQLAIVTRSGRLEREMGVFTRTEVPPLVLTCTAAADETRRFLGDLAEVIDCSGSDPDTVDERALLAILRARGMRRVLTEGGPMLLGALMQRDLLDELCLTIAPFVVGGLARRIATGPGQSLTRMDCTHILSDHAGYLYTRYVRNRPS
- the zapE gene encoding cell division protein ZapE; translation: MHGSTSADGLAGVEHLVDRHPSVSPERLIAQLRPPPTFADVSFGTYRPDPAEPSQAAALVACQDFCRQAQERRAGRRKLFGKRAVLPGVGIYLDGGFGVGKTHLLASAYYQLPGSGPGVPEHPKAFATFGELTQLAGVFGFTECIDLLADYTAVCIDEFELDDPGNTTLISRLLSSLVERGVSVAATSNTLPEQLGQGRFAAQDFLREINTLASIFTTVRIEGPDYRHRGLPPAPQPPSDDEVVARATNVAGATLDDFDSLCAHLATMHPSRYLTLIDGVTAVFLTGVHGVDDQNVALRLVSLTDRLYDAGVPVVASGAKLDTIFSDEMLAGGYRKKYLRAISRLLALTAAATQTRGS
- a CDS encoding GNAT family N-acetyltransferase is translated as MEPLTLAIQRVATDSVDVTELANVAALTFPLACPPTATPENIASFVDANLSPDRFVDYLNDPQRAILTARRDDRIVGYAMLVRGVSDHPGVQQAVEIRPAAELSKLYVLPDYHGSGASAALMESALAVTADWGVRCVWLGVSKANQRAQRFYAKSGFKINGRRTFQVGDHLENDYVMIREFGSPRPSAPATER
- a CDS encoding DUF732 domain-containing protein; translation: MRRLVMLASAVAMVGTAAPAYADAMDDQFLAALTASGVTFPDPGRAIAAGKWVCQAVGQGTQMVDVVKTVEDRNPGLREENAAKFAAIAASAYCPASLPHTTSTTAPQ
- a CDS encoding DUF732 domain-containing protein yields the protein MRRLVMLLSFAFTIVLAVPAHADPSPSPSPEPDPAADANFLKELKDAGLTFQDPAAAISAGKTVCSLVDAGHTDQEIVNNLQLRNPGFADNGAAKFTAIAAGSYCPHYLTGEGRGPKPDGTP
- a CDS encoding cation transporter encodes the protein MTDSDAPGQVGPMLPLSAPQADCCNDGCCSTETTSLVEPQRRAVLSRRVRLLVTATITYNIIEAIVALSAGAVASSAALIGFGLDSVIEVSSAAAVYWQFSGHDPEARERAALRVIALSFFALAIYVTVESIRALAGGQTAGSSTAGIVLAAVSLVVMPLLSYAQRRAGRELGSASAVADSNQTLLCTYLSGVLLVGLLLNYLFDWAWADPVVALVIAAVAIREGRTAWRGERCC
- the cmtR gene encoding Cd(II)/Pb(II)-sensing metalloregulatory transcriptional regulator CmtR; this translates as MLTCETRESALARLGRALADPTRCRILVALLDGVRYPGELASKLGLTRSNVSNHLSCLRGCGLVVASYEGRQVRYALADAHLARALSELVQVVLAVDTDQPCLNESAAGKTGAAR